From a single bacterium genomic region:
- the lspA gene encoding signal peptidase II, translating into MRANYRIFGLSLAVLVLDQITKAIIRSSMELYASLQVLGNFFRVTYVENPGMAFGLQLGNNVFFTVFALLAGVAITYYLLQLPQAQRLARWALALVLGGALGNLLDRLRSGKVVDFLDFEFFDIHIPAFNVLFVKFPGYELDRWPVFNVADIAVTIGMFLLLGYILFEKEPVQAPAADGEMVR; encoded by the coding sequence ATGAGGGCGAATTATCGGATCTTTGGTCTCTCCTTGGCGGTTTTAGTTCTGGATCAGATCACCAAAGCGATCATCCGCTCCAGCATGGAGCTCTATGCCTCCCTCCAAGTCCTGGGCAATTTTTTCCGCGTCACCTATGTGGAAAATCCCGGCATGGCTTTCGGGCTGCAATTGGGCAATAATGTGTTCTTTACCGTTTTTGCCCTGCTAGCCGGCGTCGCCATCACCTACTATCTGCTGCAGCTGCCGCAGGCGCAGCGCCTGGCGCGATGGGCGTTGGCACTGGTGCTCGGTGGCGCCCTGGGCAACCTGCTGGACCGTCTGCGCTCCGGCAAAGTGGTCGATTTTCTTGATTTCGAATTCTTCGACATCCATATTCCCGCTTTTAACGTGTTGTTCGTCAAATTCCCGGGGTATGAACTGGATCGCTGGCCAGTGTTCAACGTCGCCGACATCGCCGTGACCATCGGCATGTTCCTGCTGCTGGGATATATCCTGTTTGAAAAAGAACCGGTGCAGGCGCCGGCGGCGGACGGCGAGATGGTGCGGTGA
- a CDS encoding TraR/DksA family transcriptional regulator codes for MTKEQLNHYKKIIMEKRAALLQELDRLKSSGLNTSMKDTSGDHSSYAFHMADQGTDTMDREQQYFFASREGNLLYHLNLALERIERGEYGMCVGCGKEINAERLEAVPHARLCIECKSKEERQKSK; via the coding sequence ATGACCAAAGAACAATTGAACCATTATAAAAAAATCATCATGGAAAAGCGTGCCGCGCTGCTGCAGGAGTTGGATCGCCTGAAAAGCTCGGGACTGAACACCTCCATGAAGGATACCTCGGGAGACCACTCCTCGTACGCTTTTCACATGGCCGACCAGGGCACAGACACGATGGACCGCGAACAGCAGTACTTTTTCGCCTCCCGGGAAGGCAATCTGCTCTATCATCTGAATCTCGCCCTGGAGCGCATCGAACGCGGTGAATACGGAATGTGTGTGGGATGCGGTAAGGAGATCAACGCGGAACGGTTGGAAGCCGTACCCCATGCCCGGCTGTGCATCGAGTGCAAATCCAAAGAGGAGAGACAGAAAAGTAAATGA
- a CDS encoding isoleucine--tRNA ligase, which translates to MFKELPEKLNFPEIEKKVLHFWEQEQIFQRSVQERDPQKPFVFYEGPPTANGRPGIHHVISRTVKDAVCRLKTMQGYRVARKAGWDTHGLPVEIEVEKKLNLDGKDQVIEYGIDRFCRQCKESVWSYKQDWDDLTRRIGFWVDLDHPYITYTNDYIETVWWILKEVWKKGLLYQGHKILPYCPRCQTPLSSHEVSLGYEEVKDPSIYVKAAVRGQENTYFLVWTTTPWTLISNVALALHPDTTYVKVRHQDQLLILAQARLTVLDGPYEVVDQYAGKDLAGCEYEPFYSFVKPDKKAYYTVLGDFVTTTDGSGIVHIAPAFGEDDFQLGLKYDLPFLQPVDKAGAFTAEVTPWAGQFVKDADKAIIIDLKQRGLLKRSEPYLHSYPHCWRCKSPLLYYGRKSWYIKTTAIKDRLIANNKKIAWYPREVGEGRFGEWLENNIDWSLSRDRFWGTPLPVWRCSACDHQLCIGSVQELREKSGQPLADLDLHKSYVDAVKLPCEQCGAEMTRVPEVIDCWFDSGSMPYAQWHYPFENQEVFAKNFPADFISEGVDQTRGWFYSLLVIGTLLFDEPAFKSCVSLELILDKEGQKMSKTRGNAVDPVKFLDGQGADALRWYLLTVSPPWLPTRFDPEGVVEVVRKFLGTLVNTYSFFALYANIDRFTYKAEERIPVEQRSELDRWLCSMLKGLTEKVNENMQRYDLTKAGRSLNSFVLDDLSNWYVRRSRRRFWKSEMGQDKCSAYQTLWECLMVVSRLMAPLAPFIAEEIFRNLIDGQLDQPISVHLAAYPTAGDALLDYRDEKLEARMDLVRRVVSLGRSLRNEAAIKTRQPLAGIYIVAPTQKRRDLIRGMESLVLEELNVKQIKFVEQESELVSKKAEPVFKNLGPKFGKVVNKAAEAIRAFTDEEIQHLLDAGHRSLVVDGHEYRIEATDITVQTENRAGLLAATEGDLTVAVETLLTEELTYEGLAREFVNRVQNMRKESKFEVTDRIHIWLTASAPFIQAVERMRDYVSNETLCESLHYNETGGTHQKEWKIDEESISVGIARI; encoded by the coding sequence GAAATTGAAAAAAAGGTGCTGCATTTTTGGGAACAGGAGCAAATTTTTCAGCGCAGCGTGCAGGAGCGCGATCCGCAAAAACCGTTCGTGTTTTATGAAGGTCCGCCGACCGCCAACGGCCGTCCGGGCATTCACCATGTCATTTCGCGTACCGTCAAGGACGCGGTTTGTCGTTTGAAAACCATGCAAGGGTATCGCGTGGCACGCAAGGCCGGGTGGGATACCCACGGCCTGCCGGTGGAAATTGAAGTGGAAAAAAAATTGAACCTGGACGGCAAGGACCAGGTGATCGAGTACGGTATTGACCGGTTCTGCCGCCAGTGCAAAGAGAGCGTGTGGTCCTACAAGCAGGATTGGGATGATCTCACCCGCCGGATCGGCTTTTGGGTGGACCTGGATCATCCGTATATCACCTACACCAATGACTACATCGAAACGGTCTGGTGGATCTTGAAAGAGGTGTGGAAAAAGGGGTTGTTGTATCAAGGTCACAAGATTTTGCCCTATTGCCCCCGCTGCCAGACGCCGCTTTCCAGCCATGAAGTGTCCCTGGGCTATGAGGAGGTGAAGGATCCGTCCATCTATGTCAAGGCCGCTGTGCGCGGACAGGAGAATACCTACTTCCTGGTGTGGACCACCACGCCTTGGACGTTGATCTCCAATGTGGCCTTGGCCCTGCATCCGGATACGACGTACGTCAAGGTGCGCCATCAGGACCAGCTGTTGATTTTAGCGCAAGCGCGTCTGACGGTTCTGGACGGCCCTTATGAGGTCGTGGATCAGTACGCCGGCAAGGACCTTGCCGGTTGCGAATATGAACCCTTTTATTCTTTTGTCAAACCGGACAAAAAAGCGTACTACACGGTGCTGGGCGATTTTGTCACCACCACCGATGGTTCCGGCATCGTGCACATCGCCCCGGCTTTCGGCGAAGATGATTTTCAGCTGGGACTGAAATATGATCTGCCCTTCCTGCAGCCGGTGGACAAGGCCGGCGCCTTTACCGCGGAGGTGACGCCGTGGGCCGGGCAGTTTGTCAAGGATGCGGACAAGGCTATCATCATCGATTTAAAGCAACGCGGTTTGTTAAAACGCAGCGAACCGTACCTGCACAGCTATCCGCACTGCTGGCGCTGCAAATCGCCTTTGCTCTATTACGGCCGCAAGTCGTGGTACATCAAAACCACCGCGATCAAAGACCGCCTGATCGCCAACAACAAAAAGATCGCCTGGTATCCTCGCGAAGTGGGCGAAGGCCGATTCGGCGAATGGCTGGAGAACAACATCGACTGGTCGCTTTCCCGCGATCGGTTTTGGGGCACACCGCTGCCGGTCTGGCGCTGCAGCGCCTGCGATCATCAGCTGTGCATCGGCAGTGTGCAGGAGCTGCGGGAAAAATCCGGGCAGCCGCTGGCGGACCTCGATCTGCACAAATCCTATGTGGACGCCGTCAAATTGCCGTGTGAACAGTGCGGCGCGGAGATGACCCGTGTGCCCGAAGTGATCGACTGCTGGTTCGACTCCGGCAGCATGCCCTATGCGCAGTGGCACTATCCATTCGAAAACCAGGAGGTGTTTGCAAAAAATTTCCCGGCGGACTTTATCTCCGAAGGTGTGGATCAGACGCGCGGCTGGTTCTATTCGCTGCTGGTGATCGGCACCCTGCTGTTCGATGAACCGGCTTTCAAATCCTGCGTTTCCCTGGAGTTGATCCTCGACAAAGAGGGTCAGAAAATGAGCAAGACACGCGGCAATGCGGTGGATCCGGTCAAGTTTCTCGACGGACAGGGCGCCGACGCCCTGCGCTGGTACCTGTTGACCGTCAGCCCGCCCTGGCTGCCCACCCGGTTCGATCCAGAGGGCGTGGTGGAGGTGGTGAGAAAGTTTTTAGGCACGCTGGTGAACACGTATTCGTTCTTTGCGCTGTACGCCAATATCGACCGATTTACCTACAAGGCCGAGGAGCGCATTCCGGTGGAGCAGCGTTCTGAACTGGATCGCTGGCTGTGCTCGATGTTGAAGGGACTGACGGAAAAAGTGAACGAGAATATGCAGCGGTATGATTTGACCAAGGCCGGCCGCAGCCTCAACAGTTTTGTGCTGGATGATCTGTCCAACTGGTATGTACGGCGGTCACGCCGCCGGTTCTGGAAATCGGAGATGGGCCAGGACAAATGTTCCGCCTATCAGACACTCTGGGAGTGCCTGATGGTTGTCAGCCGGCTGATGGCGCCATTGGCGCCGTTCATCGCCGAGGAGATTTTCCGCAACCTGATCGACGGTCAGCTTGATCAGCCGATCAGCGTGCATCTGGCCGCCTATCCGACTGCCGGCGACGCTTTGCTCGACTATCGCGATGAGAAACTGGAAGCGCGCATGGATCTGGTCCGGCGGGTGGTCTCTCTGGGGCGATCGTTGCGCAACGAAGCGGCGATCAAAACGCGCCAGCCGCTGGCCGGGATCTATATTGTCGCGCCGACGCAAAAACGGCGGGATCTGATCCGCGGCATGGAATCCCTGGTGCTGGAAGAGCTCAATGTCAAGCAGATTAAATTCGTCGAACAGGAGAGCGAACTGGTCAGCAAAAAAGCGGAACCGGTTTTTAAAAATCTCGGTCCGAAATTCGGCAAAGTGGTGAACAAAGCGGCGGAGGCCATCCGCGCTTTCACTGATGAGGAGATCCAGCACCTTCTGGATGCCGGCCACCGCTCGCTGGTGGTCGATGGTCACGAATATCGCATCGAAGCGACGGATATCACCGTTCAGACGGAGAACCGGGCCGGTCTGCTGGCGGCCACCGAGGGCGATCTGACCGTTGCCGTTGAAACCCTTCTCACGGAAGAATTGACCTATGAAGGACTGGCCCGTGAATTCGTCAACCGGGTGCAGAACATGCGCAAGGAATCCAAATTTGAAGTGACGGATCGCATTCATATCTGGCTTACCGCCTCCGCACCGTTCATTCAGGCGGTGGAGCGCATGCGCGACTATGTGAGCAATGAAACACTGTGTGAAAGTTTGCACTATAATGAAACCGGCGGCACGCATCAGAAGGAATGGAAGATCGATGAGGAGTCCATCTCCGTAGGGATCGCCAGAATCTAA